The genome window GGCGATCAAGATTATTGCCGGGACGGCCAGAAGCATGGGTGTCGTAGTACAGGGATAGCGCGGATAGCGTTCGGGAAGAAGGAGTACGAGGTATGGGAAAGAAGATGAAGGCCGCGTTGGAGAAGGTCGAGCCGCGCATGTATGCCTTGCGTGAGGCCGTCGACGTCGTCAAGAAGTCGGCCTATGCCAAGTTTGATGAGTCGGTCGATATTGCCTTGCGTTTGGGTGTCGACCCAAAGCGATCCGACCAGATGGTCCGGGGCACCACGGCGTTGCCGCATGGAACGGGCAAGAAGGTCCGTGTTCTGGTGTTCGCCAAGGGAGACAAGGAGCAAGAGGCGCGTCAGGCCGGCGCCGACTACGTGGGATCCGACGATCTCATGGAGAAGATCAAGGGCGGATGGATGGATTTCGACTATGCCATCTCTACCCCGGATCTCATGGCGTCAGTCGGAAAATTGGGAAAGCAGCTTGGGCCGCGCGGGCTCATGCCGAATCCGAAGACCGGCACGGTGACGTTCGAAGTCGGGAAGGCTGTCTCGGAAATTCGCAAGGGCCGGGTCGAGTTCAAGGTGGAGAAGGCGGGCATCGTCCAGGTGGCGGTCGGCAAGGTCTCGTTTGACATCGACAAGCTGTACGACAACGCCTCGGCCATTCTTGAATCCGTTATCAAGGCGAAGCCGGCGTCCTGCAAGGGTCGCTATCTGAAGAGCGCCACGATTTCCAGCACCATGGGTCCTGGAGTGGAGTTAGATGCGATGGCGTTGACCAAGCAGTGGAGTTAAGCGAGCGCCGGCGTGGCCGGCGTCTGGAGAGAAAGGGTCAGGTATGAAGAAGGATCTTAAAGCACCAGCGGTTGCGGAACTTGCCGAGTTATTCGGCCGTGCAAGAATCGCGATCTTGACCGAATCTGTCGGTCTTCCGGTGAATCAAGTCACCGAGTTGCGCAAGCAGTTGCGCGGGGTGAAGGCTGAGTACCGGATTATGAAGAATACCCTCGCGATTCGGGCTTCCGAAGGGACCGGTTTGGCCGGCCTCAAGGCCCATCTGAAGGGCCCGACGGGGATGGTGATCGGATACGACGATCCTGTCTTGCCTGCCAAGATCCTGCGGGATTGGATCGGGGCGGAGAAGCGGGAAGAGAAGATCAAGGTCACGGTCGGCGTGTTGGAAGGGAAGCTCGTGCAGGCGGCGGATCTCGCGGCCATTGCCAAGTTGCCCAAGAAGGAAGTGCTCATTGCTATGTTGTTGTCGGCCATGCAAGGGCCGATACGCGGCGTGGTCTATACATTGAGCGCGGTGTTGTCAAAATTTGTGCGAGTTGTTGCAGCCATTCAGGACAAAAAGAAAGGGGAGGGAGACATGTCAGCTACCACTACAAAATTTTCGCAGGAAGAATTGATCAAGGCCATTGAGGGCATGAGCGTGCTCGACTTGGCGGAGTTGGTGAAGGGCTTGGAGACCCGCTTTGGCGTGACTGCCGCGGCGCCTGTCGCCATGGCCGCAGCTCCGGCTGCCGGCGCAGCTGCTGCCGCCGAAGAGAAGACCTCGTTTGACGTGATCCTCGTCTCGGCTCCTGCCGACAAGAAGATCCAGGTCATCAAGGTGGTGCGTGAGTTGACGAGCCTTGGCTTGAAGGAAGCGAAGGATCTTGTGGAAGGCGCGCCGAAGCCCGTGAAGACCGGTGCGACCAAGGAAGAGTCCGACACCATGAAGAAAAAGCTCGAAGAGAGCGGTGCCAAGATCGAGATTAAGTAAGCAGCATTGTCCGATCGTCTTCGGGTGCTGTCTCAACTGACGGCACCCGAAGCCAACCATAGTGTGTGGAGGAGTGCGCATGCCCGAAACGACTCTTCAGGAGTTCGTCGAACGGAAAGATTACTCACGCATCCGGGCCAGCATCGCTATCCCTGACCTGATTGAAATTCAAAAGCGCTCGTACGAAGAATTCCTGCAAATGGAAGTCGAGCCCGAGCGCCGTAAGGATCAGGGCTTGCAGGCCGCGCTGGCCAGTGTCTTCCCGATTCCTGACTATAACAATACGGCCGTACTGGAGTTCTCCAGCTATACCTTGGGAACGCCCAAGTACGACGAGCGGGAGTGCATTGAACAGGGTATGACCTTCGCGGTCCCGCTCAAGCTTCGCGTGCGCCTGGTCGTGTTCGATAAAGAGGATAAAGGCCCACGAAAGAAGGTGTTGGACGTTCGCGAGCAGGAAGTCTATGTCGGCGAATTGCCGCTGATGACGGAACGCGGAACCTTCATTATCAATGGGACCGAGCGAGTCGTCGTGAGTCAGTTGCACCGTTCGCCTGGCGCATCGTTCACCCACGACAAGGGGCGGACTCATGCCAGCGGGAAGGTGTTGTACTCGGCGCGCATTATCCCCTATCGAGGATCCTGGCTCGACTTTGAGTTCGATGCGAAGGACATTCTGTACGTGCGGATCGACCGCCGGCGGAAAATGCCGACGACGATCCTGCTGAAGGCCTTCAATTTTTCCAGCGATGACCTGCTGAAGATGTATTACCCGGTCGAAGAAATTCGCCTGGTGAAGGGCAAGTTGTTCCGGAAGCTGGACGCCGATATTCATCAGGGGCTCCGGGCGTCTGCCGAGGTGACGGAGAAGGGCAGCAAGGAACCGATCGTGCGCGAGGGAGCCAAGCTCACGAAGGGCGTTATCGCCAAGCTGAAGGCTGCCGGCGTGAAAGAGATTCCGCTGACCCCTGAAGAGCTGGTCGGTCGTGCGATCTTGACGGAAGTCGTGGATGCCAAGAAAAACAAGATTGCCGAGAAGAATCAGCGGCTGACGGCGGAGATCGTTGAGAAGATCCTCGAAAGTGACGTCGAAGAATTCAAGGTCATCTATTTCGATACCGCGACCGCGACGCCGGTCATTCTCGACACGCTCGAAATGGAAAAGATCGAGACCAAAGAAGAGGCGATGGTCGAAATCTATCGCCGCTTGCGTCCGGGAGAGACTCCCTCTGTGGAGACGGCCCGTGCGTTGTTCGACAATCTGTTCCTGAATTCCAAGCGGTATGACCTTTCTCCGGTTGGCCGGCTCAAGCTGAACAGTAAGCTGACGCTGGATCTGCCGCTTGAGCAGCGGACATTGACGGCGCAGGATATCGTTGAGGTCATCCGCTATCTCGTGAATCTAAAGATGGGCAAGGGCGACATCGACGATATCGACCACTTGGGCAATCGTCGTGTGCGTTCGGTCGGCGAACTGTTGGAGAATCAATTCCGGCTCGGGCTTGTGCGGATGGAGCGGAGCATCAAGGAACGCATGAATCTCCTGGATATGGAGACGGTGCTTCCTCACGATCTCATCAATGCCAAGCCGGTGGTTGCAGCCGTGAAGGAATTCTTCAGCAGCAGCCAGTTGTCGCAGTTCATGGACCAGACGAATCCCTTGGCCGAAATCACCCACAAGCGCCGCTTGTCGGCACTTGGTCCGGGCGGTTTGACTCGGGAACGTGCGGGTTTTGAGGTTCGCGACGTGCACCCGTCTCACTATAGTCGTATTTGTCCGATCGAAACGCCGGAAGGTCCGAACATCGGTCTGATTACGTCTCTGGCGACCTACGCCAGGATCAATCAGTTCGGGTTCATCGAGGCGCCGTATCGGAAGGTGGTGAAGGGGCGCGTCTCTGACGAGATCGAATTCCTTTCGGCCATCGAAGGCGACAAATATCTCATCGCGCAGGCTAATTCGACCGTCGATAACGGCGGGCGTTTGACCTCCGAAATGATTACCGCGCGTCATGGCGGAGATTTCGTCACGGCGACGCCGGACAAGATCGACTACATGGACGTGTCACCGAAGCAGGTCGTCAGTGTCGCGACCGCGTTGGTTCCATTCCTTGAGCACGACGATGCGAACCGCGCCCTGATGGGATCCAACATGCAGCGCCAGGCGGTGCCGTTGGTGACCTCCGACTCACCGCTCGTGGGAACCGGTATGGAAGCCGTCGTGGCCAGAGATTCAGGCTACGTGGTGCAGGCGCGTCGGCCCGGAGTGGTCGAGAGCGTGGATGCGACTCGCATCGTGGTTCGTACTGAGGGCAAGGAAGGGCGCAAGGGGAAAGATTCTGGTCTGGACGTGTATGACCTGATCAAGTTCCAGCGCTCGAATCAGAACACCTGTATCACCCAGACGCCGGTGGTGCGATTGGGGCAGCCCGTGAAGGTTGGGCAGGTGTTGGCGGATGGTCCGGCCATCGATCATGGAGAATTGGCTTTAGGGAAGAACATTCTGGTGGCCTTCATGCCCTGGGGTGGATACAACTTCGAAGACGCCATTCTCTTGAGCGAGAAGCTGGTTCGCGAGGACGCCTTTACCTCCATTCACATTGAAGAATTTGAGCTGGAAGCACGGGATACGAAGCTCGGCAAAGAAGAGGTCACCCGCGACATTCCCAACATTGGGGAAGAAGCACTGCGGAACCTCGATGAGAGCGGCATCATTCGCATCGGCGCCGAAGTGAAGCCTGGCGATATTCTGGTCGGCAAGGTCACGCCGAAGGGCGAGACGCAGTTGACGCCGGAAGAGAAGTTGCTGCGGGCGATCTTCGGTGAGAAAGCCGGCGATGTGAAGGACACGTCGCTGACTGTTCCGCCGGGTGTCGAAGGGATTGTGGTCGACGTCAAGATTTTCTCCCGCAAGGGGTTGGATAAAGACGAGCGCTCCAAGAGCATCGAGAGCGACGATCAGATGAAGCTGCAGCGGGACCATCATGAAGAGCTGCGCATCATCGATGAAGAGAAGACGAAGAAGATTCGCAAGCTCTTGCTCGGTAAAGTGGTTGGCCGCGATTTGATGGATCCGGACACCGGCGATGTCATTCTGAAGAAGAAGGGCAAGCTGACGGCCGAGATTCTCAAGCGGCTGCCTGACGATACCGTGCGCCACATCATCTTGAGCGATCCGGATGAGCAGAAGGAGCTCGAAGATGTGGAGCGGCGAGCCAAGGAGCAAATCGAGATTCTCCAGACGCTGTACGACGAGAAGGTCGGACGTCTGAAGCGCGGCGACGAATTGCCTCCCGGCGTGATCAAGCTGGTGAAGGTGTATGTCGCGATGAAGCGCAAGATTCAGGTCGGCGACAAGATGGCGGGACGACATGGAAACAAAGGTGTCGTGTCACGCGTGTTGCCGGAAGAGGATATGCCCTATTTGCCGGACGGCACACCGGTTGAGATCGTCTTGAACCCTCTCGGCGTGCCCTCACGTATGAACGTGGGGCAGATCTTGGAGACGCACCTCGGATGGGCTGCCAAGGCGCTGGGGATCAAGGTGGCGAGCCCTGTGTTTGATGGGGCATCGGAAAAAGAAATCAAGGATTTGCTTACGAAGGCCAAGCTGCCGCCGAGCGGGCAAAGTACGTTGGTAGACGGAAGAACCGGGGAGACCTTTGCCAGTCCGGTTACCGTCGGCTACATGTATGTACTGAAACTCCACCACTTGGTGGACGACAAGATTCACGCACGGTCCATCGGACCCTATTCTCTCGTGACGCAACAGCCCTTGGGCGGTAAGGCTCAGTTCGGCGGTCAACGGCTGGGAGAAATGGAAGTCTGGGCATTGCAGGCCTACGGCGCTGCATCGACGCTGCAGGAGTTCCTGACGGTCAAGTCAGACGACGTCCCGGGCCGGTCGCGTATGTATGAAGCAATTGTGAAGGGCGAACCATTCCTTGAACCAGGGTTGCCCGAATCGTTTAATGTCTTGGTCAAAGAGTTGCAGAGTTTGGGGCTCGACGTCGAGTTGCTGAAGTCGCAAGACTAACCACTTGTGTGCCGGTTGAAAGCCGGTATCAGAGGAGGTCCTACATTGGAAGGCGTATATACATTGTTTGAGAAGCCGCGTGATGCGGTGTCGTTCGATTCGATGCGGATTCGCATTGCATCGCCCGAGAAAATCAGGTCCTGGTCTTACGGCGAAGTGAAGAAGCCGGAGACGATCAATTACCGGTCGTTCAAGCCGGAAAAGGACGGTCTTTTCTGCGCGAAGATTTTCGGCCCGATCAAGGACTGGGAGTGCAATTGCGGCAAGTATAAGCGCATGAAGCATCGCGGAATCGTCTGCGACAAGTGCGGCGTCGAGGTCATTCAGTCCAAAGTGCGCCGCGAGCGCATGGGACATATCGAGTTGGCCGCGCCGGTCGCGCATATCTGGTTCCTCAAGGGTGTGCCGAGCCGTATCGGCACGTTGCTCGATATGAGCTTGAAGCAGCTCGAGAAGATTCTCTATTTCGAGAGCTATGTCTGCGTCGATCCGGGATCGACGGATCTCTCTGAAAAGGAATTGGTTCCCGAGGACAAGCTGCGTACCTTGCAGTCTGAATTCGGATCCAGTGGGTTTAAAGTCGGTATCGGCGCAGAGGCTATTCGCGATCTGCTGCGCAAGATCGATATCAATAATTTGTGGGATGAAATTCAGATCAAGGCCAAGACGTCGGCGTCGGCTGCCTTGAAGAAGAAGTATGCGAAGCGGTTGAAGGTTCTTGAAGCCTTCCGCAAGTCCGGCAACAAGCCGGAGTGGATGATCATGGACGTGATCCCGGTTTTGCCGCCGGAATTGCGCCCACTGGTGCCTCTCGATGGCGGCCGGTTTGCGACCTCCGACCTGAACGACTTGTATCGCCGCGTCATCAACCGGAATAACCGGTTGAAGCGCTTGATGGAATTGAAGGCGCCTGGCGTCATCATTCGCAATGAAATGCGTATGCTGCAGGAAGCCGTCGATGCGTTGTTCGATAACGGCCGTCGAGGCCGTGCGATTCGTGGACCCAACAAGCGTCCGCTCAAGTCCTTGAGCGACATGCTCAAGGGTAAGCAGGGTCGTTTCCGGCAGAATCTGCTTGGAAAGCGCGTTGACTATTCCGGCCGTACGGTCATCGTGGTGGGACCGGATCTTCGTCTGAATCAGTGCGGACTGCCGAAGAAAATGGCGTTGGAGTTGTTCAAGCCGTTCATCTTCCACAAGCTGGAAGAGCGCGGTGCTGCAACGACGATTAAGAGCGCCAAGCGCTTAGTTGAAAAAGAGCGTCCA of Nitrospira lenta contains these proteins:
- the rplL gene encoding 50S ribosomal protein L7/L12; this translates as MSATTTKFSQEELIKAIEGMSVLDLAELVKGLETRFGVTAAAPVAMAAAPAAGAAAAAEEKTSFDVILVSAPADKKIQVIKVVRELTSLGLKEAKDLVEGAPKPVKTGATKEESDTMKKKLEESGAKIEIK
- the rpoB gene encoding DNA-directed RNA polymerase subunit beta, whose protein sequence is MPETTLQEFVERKDYSRIRASIAIPDLIEIQKRSYEEFLQMEVEPERRKDQGLQAALASVFPIPDYNNTAVLEFSSYTLGTPKYDERECIEQGMTFAVPLKLRVRLVVFDKEDKGPRKKVLDVREQEVYVGELPLMTERGTFIINGTERVVVSQLHRSPGASFTHDKGRTHASGKVLYSARIIPYRGSWLDFEFDAKDILYVRIDRRRKMPTTILLKAFNFSSDDLLKMYYPVEEIRLVKGKLFRKLDADIHQGLRASAEVTEKGSKEPIVREGAKLTKGVIAKLKAAGVKEIPLTPEELVGRAILTEVVDAKKNKIAEKNQRLTAEIVEKILESDVEEFKVIYFDTATATPVILDTLEMEKIETKEEAMVEIYRRLRPGETPSVETARALFDNLFLNSKRYDLSPVGRLKLNSKLTLDLPLEQRTLTAQDIVEVIRYLVNLKMGKGDIDDIDHLGNRRVRSVGELLENQFRLGLVRMERSIKERMNLLDMETVLPHDLINAKPVVAAVKEFFSSSQLSQFMDQTNPLAEITHKRRLSALGPGGLTRERAGFEVRDVHPSHYSRICPIETPEGPNIGLITSLATYARINQFGFIEAPYRKVVKGRVSDEIEFLSAIEGDKYLIAQANSTVDNGGRLTSEMITARHGGDFVTATPDKIDYMDVSPKQVVSVATALVPFLEHDDANRALMGSNMQRQAVPLVTSDSPLVGTGMEAVVARDSGYVVQARRPGVVESVDATRIVVRTEGKEGRKGKDSGLDVYDLIKFQRSNQNTCITQTPVVRLGQPVKVGQVLADGPAIDHGELALGKNILVAFMPWGGYNFEDAILLSEKLVREDAFTSIHIEEFELEARDTKLGKEEVTRDIPNIGEEALRNLDESGIIRIGAEVKPGDILVGKVTPKGETQLTPEEKLLRAIFGEKAGDVKDTSLTVPPGVEGIVVDVKIFSRKGLDKDERSKSIESDDQMKLQRDHHEELRIIDEEKTKKIRKLLLGKVVGRDLMDPDTGDVILKKKGKLTAEILKRLPDDTVRHIILSDPDEQKELEDVERRAKEQIEILQTLYDEKVGRLKRGDELPPGVIKLVKVYVAMKRKIQVGDKMAGRHGNKGVVSRVLPEEDMPYLPDGTPVEIVLNPLGVPSRMNVGQILETHLGWAAKALGIKVASPVFDGASEKEIKDLLTKAKLPPSGQSTLVDGRTGETFASPVTVGYMYVLKLHHLVDDKIHARSIGPYSLVTQQPLGGKAQFGGQRLGEMEVWALQAYGAASTLQEFLTVKSDDVPGRSRMYEAIVKGEPFLEPGLPESFNVLVKELQSLGLDVELLKSQD
- the rplA gene encoding 50S ribosomal protein L1; amino-acid sequence: MGKKMKAALEKVEPRMYALREAVDVVKKSAYAKFDESVDIALRLGVDPKRSDQMVRGTTALPHGTGKKVRVLVFAKGDKEQEARQAGADYVGSDDLMEKIKGGWMDFDYAISTPDLMASVGKLGKQLGPRGLMPNPKTGTVTFEVGKAVSEIRKGRVEFKVEKAGIVQVAVGKVSFDIDKLYDNASAILESVIKAKPASCKGRYLKSATISSTMGPGVELDAMALTKQWS